From the Porites lutea chromosome 5, jaPorLute2.1, whole genome shotgun sequence genome, the window tgtatttttcacATGCTAACAAAGCCAGAATGGCTAATTATCATACATATACAATAATatattactgtcaaactcattgcgagatacgtatttctagtatatTACTGTCAAACTCCGAAAACCGTGGAAagttgattgtgtactggccaattACAGTAAAGTTCAGGAATAcgcaagcaaacctcaaaaccacaaactaattaccgttGTTGTTTGCATGTTATTTATCTCGCGCCTTATTGGCTAATTCCTCGTAACACAATAACatttcataaatatttctggtgttcacggttttgtgagtttcacagtaataGGCCGCCGTTATGAATGAGGTCTATAATTCATGTTTAAAAAGATGCATCATAAGATAAAATCCCAATGTTCTGCTTCATTCGCCTTTAGCCCTTGTATTTGGCCATACTCCGTAATCTTTTCTCATACATTAGATTTGGGCTGAAGTATGTCTACTTACTTcgcattattattataactgtAAATGAGAGAAAATCCATTAATTTCACAAGATACTCAGTGTACAATTACTATAACATACCTTTCAAATGATATTTGCATGCCTGTAGCAGAACATTCCTCAAGTGTCACGTCACAATACAGTTTTTCTAGCTTCTCGTTGTCTTTCTCATTAAAACTCTTCCATTCACCTGCATCCGCGCTATATTGCCAATGGTAAGGCAAAAAGCAGTGATGGCCTGTACACTTAGAACCATTCTTACAATTGCTAAGAATAAACGCTGGGCAAATGGGTGCATCTGGCTCGTTTACGAGAATATGTCCTGTCAGAATGCCTTGAgtgaaaaagagagagaaatgaCGGCTCGTTCAGTAATAACTAAAATTTGTCCCACTGACTATTGAGGCATTATCATGCAGTATTTATATATATGATAACAACTTTTTATTTACATTGATACTCATTCATTTctattttgttacattttgtcAGACTGGTTTTCCGTCTTATAACGTTCACGATCAAAACGGTCACGGAAAATCTAACTTTTCTAAACCTTCGGCCAGGGTAGAAATTTCTTAACACCCGTCTTAGCTCTCCGTCTTTAATTGGCAGCTTCCCTCTTTTAAACACTTTCATTGTGTCATATAAAGCTaacttttcccttttccctAAAATCATGATGTTCAATCTTACTGTCTGACAATGTAATTTAATAAGTAAGGCTTATTGTACCCCGGGTTTCTCGATCGAAAACCGCAGCATTAAGCTACCTTTATGTGGACCTTGAAGACTACTACGTTTTTAGCGTCCTACGTAGGAAGCGACTCTTTTTCATAACCACGGAAAATGCGTATTAAAACGAAAATTCAGTATACCTAAATAGAGATGTCATAGGGACGACAAAATTTTACATTACGTACctgaagttttttcttttgaacatgCGGATTTCTCGCGCTGATCACAAACAAGAATAATTTTCTTTACCAGGTCTGATTTATGGTGTCCCAGCTGAAAACGTTCAAGAATTGCTTGGGTGTGTTCAGTGTTCATGGCTTCTTCATGAAGTAAGTCACAGCCATATCCCCTTCTAAAACACTTTTTCAAATGTTCTCTACACATGTGTATTTTAGAACACGACTCAGCAAGATCACATAAACCATTGTTGTACTCTACACAGATTTGGGGAGTAGATGAAAGAACGAGCTTCCTAAGTTGCTCATCTGTTAACTTGTCAAGCTTAATCTTCGACAATAGAGCTCTTTCTCTCTCGTCTTGGAAGTGATGATTCCGCGGGCATGTTGCTCCGTTGCTACAGGAATCGGTTATGTACTCTCTACAGACGTGTAAGTAGGAACAGTTACCTCTAGTGCACTCCCCATTATGAGAGTTGTTGTAACTTAGACATAAACGTGCTTTTGTAGAGAAAGCGTCCACTTGGGTTATCTTTCTGTGATCGTCTTCTGTAATGAGAAAACTCCCTTTCTTGTTTCGAAACCAAGCTTCTACATCCTTAAATTCAGACGGGAACAAATCTGTTCGTTTGGAAATCACGGAAAGAGAAGCAGAACAATCGTATTCGTTGCAAAGGTATTCGAAGACTTTAACCTCAGCCGGCTGAGCAGGGGCACTTGCAGTCACGCCCACTTTCGATGACATGTGCTGAACTCCCTTGCTCCCTTTAGTGGTCACGCCCTTTGCAGTAATATTGCCCTTGGGGTCTTTCAAACCACTGGAAATGTTCTCCTGGCATACCAAAAGCGTGCGAAGCACTGAACTGAAGTTGCCTCCAATGACTCTCATGCCATATTTCTGAAGTACATCAGTGGTGTGAGCTTCGGCAAACGCGCTTTCGTGTCGAAGACCACAGTCTTCCTCATCGTCGCACCTCTTCTTGATAAAATCTTTGCAAATGTGTACTTGGGCGCAAGACAAACCGTTGGTGCAACGTCCATTGTTATAATCCAGACATACTTGAGGCGTAGAAAGCTGAAACACGTTGCGGAGTTGTTCTTCTGTCAAACCATCCAACTTGTGTTTGGAAATTAACTTTCTATCTTGATCGTACTGAAAACAGTGATTTCTTTGGCATTCAATACCACGCCTGCAGAAGCCAGCGATGTACTCCCTACACACGTGGAAGTACTGACAATCCTTCTGAGAACACTTTTCCTTGAAACAAAACCTTGCCTTTCGACAGAAGGCACTAACCTCGTAAATGATTCCTTCCTTTTCTCTGAttaaaaagctttcttttgatCTTGCTCTAAACCACTTGGCAATGTCCCCACAACCGTTGGGAAACAAATCTTGTCGTTTTGAAATGACATCAAAGGACACCGTGCCATTGTATTCTTTCACAATGCAATCGAAAACAGCCTTTTTGGAGGGTGAAAATTTACGCGAGTCTTGAACAGAGCTGCAAGAACTGGAAACAGACAGCTTTCGTTGACGCCCAGATTCCACCTCTTGTGAGGTTGGTAGCCTGTGCGAATCAGTGCAACTGAAAGTAGACTCAACAACGAAATCGCGGCTTGTCAACCAGGCCTCCACAAACCGCTCTTTATTGGCACTTTCCGAGGCTCTGTTGGATTCATGTTGGCGTTGACTGTCTTTTGTGTCACGTGACACATCCAAACTTTTCGGTTGTTGTGTACTCAACGCCTTCATACAGGCTGCATTTTTTCCCACCTCTTGAGTCTTTGCCTTGGTTTGTTGCTCTTTAGTCACAGAATTTCTGCTTTTCTTCTTTTGCGATCGGTCAATATTTGGATCCTTTCTTGAACTGTCAATCAAAGATCCTTGCTCCCATTTCATCGAATCATTTCCATCCAATTCGTTTTTCATCATGTTTATAGGATTCTGTTTTAAACCAACAACTTTCATGGCATCAACCGAATTTTTCTTATCATATTTACATCCAACGGCTGTGGTGTTTCTATTTGCAGGCTTGTTTTCATCAAAGGAGGTATCAGAATCGTCTCCAGTTTGAATATTTGAAAACTCAAGCATACTCTCAGAAGGTGATACTGCATTACTCGTTAAATTGTTAATACGATCGGTTTGCTTACAGATTGGTGCTCCCGACTTGTTTGTCTTCTCTTGCAAAAGATTTGACGGGCAATTCTTCTTCTCAAATTCAGCTCGATCTTGAAAACTGCATGCAGCATCGGATTCTTTAATATTATCGTAAGAGCTTTGTTTCGTATTGAACGGAGATGTTGTAGTTTCGAGTCTGGATGGTGCAGACACTTCCGGCGATTGTTTTTTAGTACCTTGTATGACTCCCATCGCTTCCTTAGAGGAATTTTCACCGGCGTTGCAAACACTGGGTAAAAAATCATGAGCTTTGTGAAGAACACGCTGTTCCTTCGGAACCAAGATATTGCACCGAACAAAATCTGTTGACATCGACTGATGAGGCACCAGATCATACTGTTTGAGAATCTTCATGTTGTGAGAATCCGTGAGGTTGTGTGACAAAGCGGAACAAGAACACGCTGAACTTCGGACAGCTTGAGAACAAAGATGAAGGTATAAGCATGAATCCGACGTACATATACCTCTTGTATACAGCTCACAAACCTGTGGCAGGCTCCACGCAACAATATGTTTTAAAGTCCCGTTCTGATATTTAGCCAGCcccaattcttttgttttctcgttGTTTTCTGGGTCAAAAAAGTTGTGCGAGCGGTTGCATTTGCCATCGCAATTTTCTTCGATGAATCCTTTACAAATATGCCAGAACTTACACTTCCCCTGAGCTCTTCGACAAGAACCTTTGTCGTGATATTGTCGacatatttttcttcttaaatcAATTCGCACACCTGCTATCTCGCCATTGAAATCTTTCAGGACCACTAAACGCTTATCAGCTTGACTCAACAGCCAGGTTTTCGGTTCAAACTCTGATTTCCTACTTCCCAAGGGCGAGGACTGCTTTAAAAGAACAGATAATTGTACAAAACCGCCGCTACCGCAGATATAATTGAACATTTTCTCTGCCAAAACATCATCCGCCATCTTGTCTGTCACGAAGATTTCCTAGAAAGTGAAAAATGTCTGAATATTATTCCGAGAAAAAATAGCCCTGTCTCCCGAGGGGATTATATGGCGAAAGAAACTTGTAGGAGACTGTTATGAACTACGAAACCTTCAGCCTGTACCTTCAACAGGGTATTATACGC encodes:
- the LOC140936415 gene encoding uncharacterized protein, whose protein sequence is MADDVLAEKMFNYICGSGGFVQLSVLLKQSSPLGSRKSEFEPKTWLLSQADKRLVVLKDFNGEIAGVRIDLRRKICRQYHDKGSCRRAQGKCKFWHICKGFIEENCDGKCNRSHNFFDPENNEKTKELGLAKYQNGTLKHIVAWSLPQVCELYTRGICTSDSCLYLHLCSQAVRSSACSCSALSHNLTDSHNMKILKQYDLVPHQSMSTDFVRCNILVPKEQRVLHKAHDFLPSVCNAGENSSKEAMGVIQGTKKQSPEVSAPSRLETTTSPFNTKQSSYDNIKESDAACSFQDRAEFEKKNCPSNLLQEKTNKSGAPICKQTDRINNLTSNAVSPSESMLEFSNIQTGDDSDTSFDENKPANRNTTAVGCKYDKKNSVDAMKVVGLKQNPINMMKNELDGNDSMKWEQGSLIDSSRKDPNIDRSQKKKSRNSVTKEQQTKAKTQEVGKNAACMKALSTQQPKSLDVSRDTKDSQRQHESNRASESANKERFVEAWLTSRDFVVESTFSCTDSHRLPTSQEVESGRQRKLSVSSSCSSVQDSRKFSPSKKAVFDCIVKEYNGTVSFDVISKRQDLFPNGCGDIAKWFRARSKESFLIREKEGIIYEVSAFCRKARFCFKEKCSQKDCQYFHVCREYIAGFCRRGIECQRNHCFQYDQDRKLISKHKLDGLTEEQLRNVFQLSTPQVCLDYNNGRCTNGLSCAQVHICKDFIKKRCDDEEDCGLRHESAFAEAHTTDVLQKYGMRVIGGNFSSVLRTLLVCQENISSGLKDPKGNITAKGVTTKGSKGVQHMSSKVGVTASAPAQPAEVKVFEYLCNEYDCSASLSVISKRTDLFPSEFKDVEAWFRNKKGSFLITEDDHRKITQVDAFSTKARLCLSYNNSHNGECTRGNCSYLHVCREYITDSCSNGATCPRNHHFQDERERALLSKIKLDKLTDEQLRKLVLSSTPQICVEYNNGLCDLAESCSKIHMCREHLKKCFRRGYGCDLLHEEAMNTEHTQAILERFQLGHHKSDLVKKIILVCDQREKSACSKEKTSGILTGHILVNEPDAPICPAFILSNCKNGSKCTGHHCFLPYHWQYSADAGEWKSFNEKDNEKLEKLYCDVTLEECSATGMQISFESNGFLFLDEMYDVDILLDNKLLITQKDFERFTQLRRLSTESDVNSSNPLATEWIWYWQDENGLWRMYDQDHTGKDLQESLEKAFLNKKNDFKFRIADQDYILSFNPSTDMSQTNVKYGTTKKVRRRPRKFVSKDDISQLKRSQNAVSIQQGRNARATNMPSHWSSMPPKRQYQRVPLSRFSDEFKEVEKLFKKSIERSVLIVGIERVQNPFMWEKYQRKKENMAAARIGSTKGRFVNERQLFHGTNPEIVEAICKQNFDWRLHGKNATVYGEGSYFALNSSYSDSYAKEDTKGSKFMFVAKVLVGSYTKGQSSYRRPPSKEPSNPASDLYDSCVDDRSFPTIFVVFDTDQFYPEYIIEYSTPRRSPAAMGLAARAHYNAGSPSTSYQSTTSSSVRSRVQAPYSGVTSGIGGYTSTSSTTYNSSSANYYHSPIAGMSPYTSASSQYQSPPMASTTTSHAYSGASRNHSVSPSSSRSSSSSNNNKCLVM